In Opitutaceae bacterium TAV5, one genomic interval encodes:
- a CDS encoding transcriptional regulator produces the protein MITIQEIARDARVSTATVSRVFSNHPNVKAGIRERVLQVARSRDYHPRLSGRRRNVMLITPSRSAYPVQNYVEMVVSHLAGELAARGYRIEILPADNLDRLENIPFCGAIRIGSDEVPWNNWNARFDAPLVMIDREVTPPLPNVFSVRSNEKQGMELAVEYLFRRGHRRIGCLVSMSKLGNPLQRERYLEEALAERKLPAGKSLVRLPTEENFVEEVGKLLRNKPDAIFSPGGSGGIITAYALSLYGKRVPDDISLVVSERAMISRYCIPPQTAITQDYHALAVAAVDVIDARLRRQDFPRETVLDYQLIERDSVADRAADRPVLTNHPVPGGPGGST, from the coding sequence ATGATCACCATACAGGAAATCGCTCGTGACGCGCGGGTTTCGACGGCGACCGTTTCCCGGGTCTTCAGCAATCATCCCAATGTGAAGGCCGGCATCCGCGAACGTGTCCTTCAGGTTGCGCGGTCCCGTGACTATCATCCGCGTCTTTCGGGCCGCCGGCGCAACGTCATGCTCATCACGCCGTCCCGATCGGCGTATCCTGTGCAAAACTACGTGGAAATGGTGGTCTCGCACCTTGCCGGGGAACTCGCCGCCCGCGGCTACCGGATCGAGATCCTGCCCGCGGACAATCTCGACCGCCTGGAAAACATCCCGTTTTGCGGCGCGATACGGATCGGTTCCGACGAGGTGCCCTGGAATAACTGGAACGCAAGATTCGACGCGCCGCTGGTGATGATCGACCGCGAGGTGACGCCTCCGCTTCCCAATGTGTTTTCCGTGCGTTCGAACGAAAAGCAGGGGATGGAACTGGCGGTGGAGTATTTGTTCCGGCGCGGGCATCGCCGCATCGGCTGCCTCGTCAGCATGTCGAAGCTGGGCAATCCGCTCCAGCGCGAACGGTACCTTGAGGAGGCGCTGGCGGAGAGGAAGTTGCCGGCGGGCAAATCCCTGGTGCGACTGCCCACGGAGGAAAATTTCGTGGAGGAAGTCGGCAAGCTGCTGCGAAACAAACCCGATGCGATTTTCAGCCCCGGCGGATCGGGCGGCATCATCACGGCCTATGCGCTGTCGCTTTACGGCAAACGGGTGCCGGACGACATTTCGCTCGTCGTTTCCGAGCGTGCGATGATTTCCCGTTACTGCATCCCTCCGCAGACGGCGATCACGCAGGATTACCATGCGCTGGCAGTCGCGGCGGTGGATGTGATCGACGCCCGGCTCCGGCGGCAGGATTTTCCGCGGGAAACGGTTCTGGATTACCAGCTCATCGAGCGCGACAGCGTGGCCGATCGCGCTGCTGATCGTCCGGTCCTCACGAATCATCCGGTTCCAGGTGGTCCGGGTGGCTCAACGTGA
- a CDS encoding DNA helicase UvrD — MVENIHRLSLGTLDSFFGKIVRTFPLELGLGGDFEILQEHSSHLERRRVLRKMFSPAGATPDDAAREFIEAFKRATFGTEEKRLAPRLDRFLDEHQELYLDAPAPAAWGNPARIWPGASSPWLAPVADNDRDAALQTLRAWAGSAPESLMNEKQRQRWHDFAATLEDWSPGAELPKPVAYVLEKVLDQWDALAPARDQPVDVQLVIERKKQTLPPAACAALATLTRSIFHGEFTRRIQMTQGIHTVLRGYEAVYGDLVRRSGRMTFADVQRLLMPEAGAPVLCSTSSGFSLSPDARLLIDWRLDTRFDHWLLDEFQDTSHGQWSILRNLIDEAIQDSGQARSFFYVGDVKQAIFSWRGGDPRLFREIFDHYNAATPGLIAEGRLDKSWRSAPAIIDMVNAVFGHAIALATHLPAPAAQRWSDEWRDHVCARPALDGHAAWLLADTDGDAEEARFALTLRLLQEIRPLDRGLSVAVLVQTNDTATALADYLRAQGNLPAIAASDLHVCADNPLSAALLALFQAAAHPGDTLAWEHLRMTPLRAVLDALRWTAPEHLSAGLLREVHTDGFERTVETWLRRLETSGAGVPPASDGARASLPVSVASPRDAGVPPATWHGHPAHDSGVARASSPCASTTGAAPSSLSPLDPFNRERADQLAEAARLFDETGSRDFSEFVRFCQRHTVREIESDAVIRIMTIHKSKGLGFDLVVLPDLAGNSLSTRRRDSLAVKKDDERNTEWILSLPPKLFADHDPALAAWMAEEESDAAYEKLCLFYVAMTRAKLGMYLITEPVKTSSRSRNFPRILAESLGTAGDEVTIGDLTLPAAWSTGNPAWFRDCPDNTCAGAAAFLPLPDTGNSPSDPAGRSASRRSGRNAAAPFQPVRRLIPRTPSDAKTGTLPGALVFGNTGDHAAAFGTAVHNALAAVEWLDTWEADAWTAALFAAGIPEPAIAEARACIENAATCSAVFARPDARAEVWRERTFEVAFGDTWYTGTFDRVVIRRDASGRAFSATIHDFKTDRLRDDADHARATARYASQLDIYRRAAALLTGLPVEKIETRLLFTKRLP, encoded by the coding sequence ATGGTGGAAAACATACACCGCCTCTCGCTCGGCACGCTCGACAGTTTTTTCGGCAAAATTGTGAGAACCTTCCCGCTCGAACTCGGCCTCGGCGGCGACTTCGAAATCCTCCAGGAACACAGCTCGCACCTCGAACGCCGCCGCGTCCTCCGGAAAATGTTCAGCCCCGCCGGCGCGACGCCCGATGACGCCGCGCGCGAGTTCATCGAAGCCTTCAAGCGCGCCACCTTCGGCACCGAGGAAAAACGGCTCGCTCCGCGCCTCGACCGCTTTCTCGACGAGCACCAGGAACTCTACCTCGACGCACCCGCACCCGCCGCCTGGGGCAACCCCGCCCGCATCTGGCCTGGCGCGTCCTCGCCCTGGCTCGCTCCCGTCGCCGACAACGATCGCGACGCCGCCCTGCAAACCCTCCGCGCCTGGGCCGGCAGCGCTCCCGAATCGCTGATGAACGAAAAACAGCGTCAACGCTGGCACGATTTCGCCGCCACGCTCGAAGACTGGTCCCCCGGCGCCGAGCTTCCCAAACCCGTCGCCTACGTGCTCGAAAAAGTCCTCGACCAATGGGACGCCCTCGCACCCGCCCGCGACCAGCCCGTGGACGTGCAACTCGTCATCGAGCGCAAGAAACAGACCCTCCCGCCCGCCGCCTGCGCCGCCCTCGCCACGCTCACGCGCTCGATTTTCCACGGCGAGTTCACGCGCCGCATCCAGATGACCCAGGGCATCCACACCGTCCTGCGCGGCTATGAAGCCGTTTATGGCGACCTCGTCCGCCGCAGCGGCCGCATGACCTTCGCCGACGTGCAACGCCTGCTCATGCCCGAAGCCGGCGCGCCTGTCCTGTGTTCCACATCTTCCGGTTTCAGCCTTTCGCCCGACGCCCGCCTTCTCATCGACTGGCGGCTCGACACGCGTTTCGACCACTGGCTCCTCGACGAATTTCAGGACACCAGCCACGGCCAGTGGAGCATTCTCCGCAATCTCATCGACGAAGCCATCCAGGACTCCGGGCAGGCGCGCAGCTTTTTCTACGTCGGCGACGTCAAGCAGGCCATCTTTTCCTGGCGCGGCGGCGACCCGCGCCTCTTCCGCGAGATTTTTGATCATTACAACGCCGCCACCCCCGGCCTCATCGCCGAAGGACGCCTCGACAAATCCTGGCGTTCCGCCCCCGCCATCATCGACATGGTCAACGCCGTCTTCGGCCACGCCATCGCCCTCGCCACCCACCTGCCCGCTCCCGCCGCGCAACGCTGGTCTGACGAGTGGCGCGACCATGTCTGCGCTCGCCCCGCGCTCGACGGCCATGCCGCCTGGCTCCTTGCCGACACCGACGGCGACGCCGAGGAAGCCCGTTTCGCGCTCACGCTCCGCCTCCTCCAGGAAATCCGTCCGCTCGACCGCGGCCTCTCGGTCGCCGTCCTCGTCCAGACCAACGACACCGCCACGGCCCTCGCCGATTACCTTCGTGCGCAAGGAAACCTTCCCGCCATCGCCGCCTCCGATCTCCACGTCTGCGCCGACAACCCGCTCTCCGCCGCCCTCCTCGCCCTCTTCCAGGCAGCGGCCCACCCCGGCGACACCCTCGCGTGGGAGCACCTCCGCATGACCCCCTTGCGCGCCGTCCTCGATGCCCTTCGCTGGACCGCTCCCGAACACCTCTCCGCCGGCCTCCTCCGCGAAGTCCATACCGACGGGTTCGAACGCACCGTCGAAACCTGGCTCCGCCGTCTGGAAACAAGTGGCGCGGGCGTCCCGCCCGCATCCGACGGGGCACGGGCATCCCTGCCCGTGAGCGTTGCCTCTCCGCGTGACGCGGGCGTCCCGCCCGCAACGTGGCATGGGCATCCTGCCCATGATTCCGGCGTGGCACGGGCTTCCAGCCCGTGTGCCTCCACCACAGGCGCTGCTCCTTCATCCCTCTCCCCGCTCGACCCCTTCAACCGCGAGCGTGCCGACCAGCTCGCCGAAGCCGCCCGCCTCTTCGACGAAACCGGCAGCCGCGACTTTTCCGAATTCGTCCGGTTTTGCCAGCGCCACACCGTTCGCGAAATCGAGTCCGACGCTGTCATCCGCATCATGACGATCCACAAGTCCAAGGGGCTCGGCTTCGATCTCGTCGTGCTCCCCGATCTCGCCGGCAACTCCCTTTCCACCCGCCGCCGCGACTCGCTCGCCGTGAAAAAAGACGACGAACGCAACACCGAATGGATTCTCAGCCTCCCCCCGAAACTCTTCGCCGATCACGATCCCGCGCTTGCCGCCTGGATGGCCGAAGAGGAATCCGATGCCGCCTACGAAAAACTCTGTCTCTTCTACGTCGCGATGACCCGGGCCAAACTCGGCATGTACCTCATCACCGAGCCGGTCAAAACGTCCAGCCGCTCGAGAAATTTCCCCCGCATCCTCGCCGAATCCCTCGGCACCGCCGGTGACGAAGTCACCATCGGCGACCTGACCCTCCCTGCTGCCTGGAGCACCGGCAACCCGGCCTGGTTCCGCGACTGTCCCGACAACACCTGTGCCGGAGCGGCGGCATTCCTGCCGCTGCCTGACACGGGTAACTCCCCCTCCGATCCGGCGGGCCGCTCCGCGTCCCGTCGCAGCGGCAGGAATGCCGCCGCTCCCTTCCAGCCTGTCCGCCGCCTGATCCCCCGCACGCCATCCGACGCCAAAACCGGCACGCTGCCCGGCGCGCTCGTGTTTGGCAACACCGGCGACCACGCCGCCGCCTTCGGCACCGCGGTTCACAACGCCCTCGCCGCCGTCGAATGGCTCGATACCTGGGAGGCCGATGCCTGGACAGCCGCGCTTTTCGCCGCAGGCATCCCCGAACCTGCCATCGCCGAAGCCCGTGCCTGTATCGAAAACGCTGCGACATGTTCCGCCGTTTTCGCGCGTCCCGACGCGCGAGCCGAAGTCTGGCGCGAGCGCACCTTCGAAGTCGCGTTTGGCGACACCTGGTACACCGGCACCTTCGACCGTGTGGTCATTCGCCGCGACGCCTCCGGCCGCGCTTTCTCCGCTACGATCCACGATTTCAAGACCGACCGCCTCCGCGACGACGCCGACCACGCCCGCGCCACCGCCCGCTACGCATCGCAACTCGACATCTACCGCCGCGCCGCCGCCCTTCTCACCGGTCTGCCTGTCGAAAAAATCGAGACCCGCCTCCTCTTCACCAAACGACTGCCATAA
- a CDS encoding dehydrogenase: MKSKPIKIGQIGIGHNHASEKMRTLRNLPHLFEVVGVVEDDPVWRERRGNMEVYQGLPWMTEEELFDVPGLEAVAVETDGLELVPTAARCAARGLHMHLDKPGGESLPAFKALLDECERQNLCIQLGYMYRNNPAINFCKHAVRAGWLGDIFEVHAVMSRLDGDDYRKWVANFKGGAMYIFGGYLIDIVVALLGRPQNVTVFQRPTRDDGVNDNGFAVLEYPHTTASIRTSIVEVEGFKRRQLVVCGTRGTVEIQPLEHHSSRYAIDPLHVRLTLAQPCGEFSAGTHVVDVGVINGRYTGQLTELARIVRGEMKNPFPPAHEFLVHEALLAAAGY; the protein is encoded by the coding sequence ATGAAATCGAAACCCATAAAAATCGGCCAGATCGGCATTGGCCACAACCACGCGTCGGAAAAGATGCGGACGCTCCGCAACCTGCCTCATCTGTTCGAGGTGGTCGGCGTCGTGGAGGACGATCCCGTGTGGCGCGAACGGCGCGGCAACATGGAGGTTTATCAGGGCCTGCCCTGGATGACCGAGGAGGAGCTTTTTGACGTTCCCGGCCTCGAAGCCGTCGCCGTGGAAACCGACGGCTTGGAACTCGTGCCCACCGCCGCCCGCTGTGCCGCGCGCGGCCTGCACATGCACCTCGACAAGCCCGGCGGCGAATCCCTGCCGGCATTCAAGGCCCTCCTCGACGAATGCGAGCGCCAGAACCTCTGTATCCAGCTCGGCTACATGTATCGCAACAACCCCGCGATCAACTTCTGCAAGCATGCAGTGCGCGCCGGCTGGCTGGGCGACATTTTCGAGGTCCATGCCGTCATGAGTCGCCTCGACGGCGACGACTACCGCAAGTGGGTCGCCAACTTCAAGGGCGGCGCCATGTATATATTTGGCGGATACCTGATCGACATCGTCGTTGCCCTGCTTGGCCGCCCGCAAAACGTGACGGTCTTCCAGCGCCCGACCCGCGACGACGGCGTCAACGACAACGGCTTTGCCGTGCTCGAATATCCGCACACCACCGCCTCGATCCGCACCTCCATCGTCGAGGTCGAGGGTTTCAAGCGCCGCCAGCTCGTCGTGTGCGGCACCAGGGGCACCGTGGAAATCCAACCGCTGGAGCACCACAGCAGCCGCTACGCGATCGACCCTCTGCATGTGCGCCTGACGCTCGCGCAGCCGTGCGGCGAGTTCTCCGCCGGCACGCATGTCGTGGATGTCGGTGTCATCAACGGCCGCTACACCGGGCAACTCACCGAGCTCGCCCGCATCGTTCGTGGCGAGATGAAGAATCCGTTTCCGCCTGCCCACGAATTCCTCGTTCACGAGGCCCTGCTCGCTGCCGCGGGCTATTGA
- a CDS encoding theronine dehydrogenase-like Zn-dependent dehydrogenase, protein MKGYRITFPAPRTAKLETFDLPENCPSGHVLLETEYTLISPGTEMDMFHGRANTTGNFPKRPGYSAAGKILATGDGVTELKPGDRVIAYHSNHATLSIKEQRHVVRIEDPALDSKTAVFAIIAAMGLQGVRKLRLELGESAMIMGLGLLGLFATQCARLSGAMPIIALDYSEARRALALQLGADHVFSPDEKNLPATIKTLTGGGVNAVAEITGSPLAVKQALACTAPMGRVSLTGCSRTPTLDIDFYNDVHKPGITLIGAHNFVRPSENSRPGYWTLRDDLKMLLRFFAAGRLHAAPLIAEVVVPQKAPEIYQRLAAGGTNPPGILFDWRNAIA, encoded by the coding sequence ATGAAAGGTTACCGCATCACATTTCCCGCCCCCCGGACCGCAAAACTGGAAACATTCGACCTGCCGGAAAACTGTCCGTCAGGCCACGTGTTGCTGGAAACTGAATACACGCTCATTTCGCCCGGCACGGAAATGGACATGTTTCACGGAAGAGCCAACACCACGGGCAATTTCCCCAAACGCCCCGGTTACAGCGCAGCCGGTAAAATCCTCGCCACCGGCGACGGCGTGACGGAACTCAAACCCGGCGACCGCGTCATCGCCTACCACAGCAATCACGCCACCCTCTCGATAAAAGAACAGCGCCACGTCGTGCGCATCGAAGACCCCGCGCTCGATTCGAAGACAGCCGTGTTCGCAATCATTGCCGCGATGGGTCTGCAAGGCGTGCGCAAACTGCGCCTCGAACTCGGCGAATCTGCCATGATTATGGGACTCGGACTCCTCGGCCTGTTCGCCACGCAATGCGCCCGCCTCAGCGGCGCGATGCCCATCATCGCCCTCGACTATTCCGAAGCCCGCCGCGCCCTCGCCCTGCAACTCGGCGCCGACCACGTCTTCTCACCCGACGAAAAAAACCTGCCCGCGACAATAAAGACCCTCACCGGAGGAGGCGTAAACGCCGTCGCCGAAATCACCGGATCACCCCTTGCCGTCAAACAAGCCCTCGCCTGCACGGCCCCGATGGGACGCGTCTCCCTCACGGGCTGCTCGCGCACCCCCACGCTCGACATCGATTTTTACAACGATGTCCACAAACCCGGCATCACCCTCATCGGCGCGCACAACTTCGTGCGTCCCTCCGAAAACTCCCGCCCCGGCTACTGGACGCTGCGCGACGACCTGAAAATGCTGCTGCGGTTTTTCGCCGCGGGCCGGCTCCACGCCGCCCCGCTGATCGCCGAAGTCGTCGTCCCGCAAAAAGCCCCGGAGATCTATCAACGCCTGGCCGCGGGCGGCACGAACCCGCCCGGCATCCTTTTCGACTGGAGAAACGCAATCGCATGA
- a CDS encoding dehydrogenase: MKLKDQVAIVTGGGGVLGGAIARKLAAEGARIVLFDIRAEFAEQNARTITAAGAAAEPVGLDITNPDDVRARVDDVFARHGRIDILVNCAGGSARKRMKVFHEQSLDVVRDVIAVNLFGTLNCTHAVARHMVAARSGRIVNIGSTVGVQGLARSVDYAAAKGAIIAATRALAKELGPHDINVNCVSPGIVLREKTDDPATFARRHSYLNRLCTPDDIASVVVFLTLPESGYILGQNHVVDGGRSLAMMGSDTRA; the protein is encoded by the coding sequence ATGAAACTGAAAGACCAAGTTGCCATCGTCACCGGAGGAGGCGGCGTCCTCGGTGGCGCCATCGCCCGCAAGCTGGCCGCCGAAGGCGCCAGGATCGTGCTCTTCGACATCCGCGCCGAGTTCGCCGAACAAAACGCCAGGACCATCACCGCCGCCGGCGCCGCCGCCGAGCCGGTCGGCCTCGACATCACCAATCCCGACGACGTGCGCGCCAGGGTGGACGACGTCTTCGCCCGCCACGGACGCATCGACATCCTGGTCAACTGCGCCGGTGGCAGCGCCCGCAAGCGGATGAAGGTCTTCCACGAGCAATCGCTCGACGTCGTCCGCGACGTCATCGCCGTCAACCTCTTCGGCACGCTCAACTGCACCCACGCCGTCGCGCGCCACATGGTGGCCGCCCGCTCCGGGCGCATCGTCAACATCGGCTCCACCGTCGGCGTTCAGGGGCTCGCGAGGTCGGTCGATTACGCCGCCGCGAAAGGCGCGATCATCGCCGCCACGCGCGCCCTCGCCAAGGAGCTCGGCCCGCACGACATCAACGTCAACTGCGTGTCACCCGGCATCGTCCTGCGCGAGAAAACCGACGATCCCGCCACCTTCGCCCGGCGCCACTCGTATCTGAACCGCCTCTGCACGCCGGACGACATCGCCAGCGTGGTCGTCTTCCTGACCCTGCCCGAATCCGGCTACATCCTCGGCCAGAACCACGTCGTGGACGGCGGACGCAGCCTGGCCATGATGGGGTCGGACACACGCGCCTGA